A stretch of Gouania willdenowi chromosome 21, fGouWil2.1, whole genome shotgun sequence DNA encodes these proteins:
- the LOC114455202 gene encoding uncharacterized protein LOC114455202 isoform X3 — MSSELIPDSNSWPSGRSHEEKSSSESPPEVLAPCNSLETSSSSEKIPTESSSSVSVDPEVPPLERTDSVFLTYESLELLSKTPAKSEASKSCMESSGDEYCPSTDSTNEGSGDDYFPSKDSVNESSSDVSCDPESKASPVKLKRRKKFIKTYSRKTVSSKLPSQGERVESGHSRDTNSGNMSVLRLQKKRDGARVYKKKRYCLYCPLHCHKMARHLIRKHSNEPALQTLREAKWNTPSLLPFTEDVKMMHMHLDKCREEYQKTLKKDPNKRNWSKLATLTLCEVILFNRRREGEVSKMPLSAFTLRDTTGVHSDLAEGLSPLEQKLCQHFQRIEIRGKRNRKVPILLTPDMLSSMEALVAYRRACGTPDENPFFFSRPEAETHLRGSDAIRLIAKECGAKHPETLSSTKLRKQISTLSTVLNLKDHEMDIMANFLGHDIRVHRQFYRLPEGTMELAKVSKVLCALEQGRLSEFKGMSLDQIHISPNEQVLEAGDSEVSDMETEKDSCLRRPSSESSGGNRKTPSSECGEDTLSSGIPQTHAPYNLPCFHVHREILKQIFFLTASSTPRRPHHVESDCDDAEAGPSEAKRQTVTSITDDSEEGTQRCNRAQRDESSVTESSKRRSWTPLEVRAVEKTLKLFLDSGKVPGKADCVDCIKASPQELKTRTWKAVKYYIKNQITAVQRESARRY, encoded by the exons GAAACAAGCTCCAGTAGTGAGAAAATTCCAACTGAAAGTTCAAGCTCTGTCAGTGTTGACCCAGAAGTTCCACCACTGGAAAGAACTGACAGCGTATTT CTCACCTACGAATCTTTGGAATTACTCTCCAAGACACCTGCTAAGTCAGAAGCCTCTAAGAGCTGCATGGAGAGCAGTGGAGATGAATATTGTCCATCAACAGACTCAACAAATGAGGGCAGTGGGGATGACTACTTTCCCTCAAAAGACTCAGTAAATGAGAGCAGTTCAGATGTATCATGTGATCCTGAAAGCAAGGCGTCACCAGTGAAACTGAAAAGACGAAAGAAGTTCATAAAGACTTACAGTAGGAAGACTGTGTCCAGCAAGTTGCCTTCTCAGGGTGAGAGAGTAGAGAGTGGGCACTCAAGAGATACAAACTCAGGAAATATGTCAGTTTTGAGGCTCCAGAAAAAGAGAGATGGAGCTCgggtttacaaaaaaaaacgctaTTGTCTGTACTGTCCTCTGCACTGCCATAAAATGGCACGGCACTTGATTCGCAAACACAGCAATGAACCAGCTTTACAAACTCTAAGAGAGGCTAAATGGAACACCCCCAGTCTTCTCCCCTTCACTGAAGATGTGAAGATGATGCACATGCATCTTGATAAGTGTAGGGAAGAGTaccaaaaaacacttaaaaaggaTCCAAATAAGAGAAACTGGTCCAAGCTAGCTACTTTGACTCTTTGTGAGGTCATCTTGTTCAACCGCAGGAGAGAGGGTGAGGTGTCAAAGATGCCACTGAGTGCTTTTACCCTCAGAGACACCACAGGAGTACACTCTGATCTGGCAGAAGGACTTTCCCCTTTGGAGCAAAAGCTTTGTCAACATTTTCAACGCATTGAAATAAGGGGGAAGAGGAACAGGAAAGTTCCCATCCTTCTGACACCAGACATGCTCAGTTCAATGGAAGCATTGGTTGCATATCGGAGGGCCTGTGGCACTCCTGATGAAAATCCCTTTTTCTTCTCAAGACCTGAAGCAGAGACTCATTTGAGGGGATCAGATGCCATCAGACTGATTGCAAAGGAATGTGGAGCCAAACATCCTGAAACTCTTTCCTCAACCAAGCTGAGGAAGCAGATCTCTACACTGTCAACAGTCCTGAACCTGAAGGATCACGAGATGGACATTATGGCTAATTTTCTTGGCCACGACATTCGGGTCCATAGACAGTTTTATAGACTACCTGAAGGAACTATGGAGTTGGCTAAAGTCAGCAAAGTGCTGTGTGCGCTAGAACAAGGACGATTGTCAGAATTCAAGGGAATGAGCCTGGACCAAATTCACATCAGTCCTAATG agcaagtGCTAGAAGCTGGGGACAGTGAGGTCTCAGACATGGAGACGGAGAAGGACTCTTGTTTGAGACGTCCATCCTCAg AATCCTCAGGAGGAAATAGAAAGACGCCTTCCTCTGAGTGTGGTGAGGACACCCTGTCCTCAGGTATCCCACAAACCCATGCACCCTATAATCTTCCCTGTTTTCATGTACACAGAGAAAtattaaaacagattttttttttaacagcatccTCCACACCAAGAAGGCCACACCATGTCGAGTCAGACTGTGATGATGCTGAAG CAGGACCCTCTGAAGCAAAGAGACAAACTGTGACATCTATAACGGATGACTCTGAAGAAG GAACCCAAAGATGCAACCGAGCACAGCGAGATGAATCCTCTGTTACAG AAAGCTCAAAGAGGAGGAGTTGGACACCATTAGAAGTGcgtgcagtggaaaagactctAAAGCTGTTCCTAGATTCGGGCAAAGTTCCTGGGAAAGCAGACTGTGTGGATTGCATCAAGGCCTCACCACAAGAGTTAAAGACAAGAACCTGGAAGGCTGTTAAGtactacattaaaaatcaaatcaCAGCAGTTCAGCGGGAAAGTGCAAGACGCTACTAA